The Paramixta manurensis region ATTAAAAGTGGTTCTATTCCGGCGAAAGCCACCGATTCGCTGGACTTCGTTGCCAATATAGATGCGCGTGCAACGCTGCCTGAACGCGCCGATTTTGATCCGGAAGATCCCAAATCCTACAACAACACCTACACCACCCAGGTTTACGATTCACTCGGTCGTGAACACAGCCTGTCGCAATATTTTGTGAAAAAGGAGGATAACACCTGGGAGGTGTATTACTACCTCGACGGCAACGCGTTGAATAAAGATGCGCCGACGCAAATGACCTTTACCAGTCAGGGCGTGCTGCAAGAACCGGCGGATAAAGTCAACCTGACGGCGGATATCGGCGGCGCGGCCGGTTTGAATATCGCGCTGGATTATAGCGGCACCAGCCAGTATGGCTCGGAATTCTCGGTGACGAAAAATAACGCTTCCGGCTACGCGGCGGGTGAAAAAAATGGCGAGCAGATTGATGAAGATGGCTCGGTTTATGCCACCTACAGCAATGGGCAACGCATGTTACAGGGCCAACTGGTGCTGGCGAACTTCACTAACCCTAATGGTTTGGCATCCAGTAATGGTACCAGTTGGACCGCGACCACCGCCTCCGGCACGGCATTGCTGGCGGCACCGGGTAGCGGGCTGAGCGGCACGATTCAATCGGGTGCGCTAGAAGGATCGAACGTCGATCTAAGCGGTGAGTTGGTTGGGTTAATGACCGCGCAACGTAACTACCAGGCCAACACCAAAATTATCTCCACCAACGACAGCATGATGAATGCGCTGTTCCAGGCGCTGTAGGAGTAATTCATGGATCGGCTGATTTATACCGCCGTCAGCGGCGCCACGCGTAGCCTGACGCAGCAAACTATTCACGCCAATAACCTGGCGAACGCGGCAACCGACGGTTTCCGCGCCGATCTTGAACGGGCGGGTAGCCAGCAGGTAGCCGGTTATGGGTACGATTCGCGCTATATGGCAGGTAGTGAAAATGGCGGTGTAGATATGACCGCCGGTACGTTGACGGAAACCGGACGTTCGCTGGATATCGGCATCAAGGGCGATGGGCTTATTGCCTTACGCGATGGGCGTCGCGAGGTCTATACCCGCAACGGCCACCTTGACGTCGATCCGGAGGGCAACCTGACGGTTAATGGTTTACCGGTCTTGGGCGAAGCGGGGCCGATAACCTTACCGCCGTTCTCCTCGGTGTCAGTTGGAGAGGATGGCACGCTGACCGTGATCCCGGATAACGGCGATTTTATGGCGTTGCAGGATGTTGACCGTATCAAGTTAGTGAACGTGCCCGCCAACCGGCTCAGTAAAAATAATGACGGTTTTTTAGTCAGTAACCGTCGTGCGGAACCGCGTAGCGAAGCGGTCAGCGTGGTCGGTAAGCACCTTGAAACCAGTAATGTTTCGGCGATGAACGAAATGGTGTCGACGCTATCGCTGAGCCGCCAGTTTGAGGCGCAAATCAAGATGATGAAAGTCGCAGATACGTTGGCGCAGGCGGGGAACCGCCTGATTCGCGGCAGTTAATAAGGAGCAGAGATGAATCCTGCATTATGGATCAGTAAAACCGGGCTGGCCGCGCAAGACGCGAAAATGAGCGCCATCTCGAACAACCTGGCGAACGTGAATACCACCGGTTTTAAACGCGACCGCGTGGTGTTTGAAGATCTGTTCTACCAAAACGTGCGTGCGCCGGGTACCCAGCTTGACCAGAACAATATGACGCCAACCGGCATTCAGTTCGGCAGCGGGGTAAAGATCCTCGGTACGCAAAAAGAGTTCACCACCGGCAATATCCAGGTCACCGATCAGGATCTGGATATTGCCATCACCGGACAGGGCTTTTTGCAGGTAGAAACGCCGGATGGCGATATTGCCTATACCCGGGCCGGTAATTTGAAAATCAACAATGATGGCACGCTGACCAATGCTCAGGGGCTGCCGCTGATTCCACAGATTGAACTGCCGGATCAGACCAAAAATATCACCATTGGCAAAGATGGCACCGTGACCGCCACCGTCGCCGGTGAGACCGATCCGGTTGAAATTGGGCAAATTACGCTAGTCAATTTCGTCAATCCGGCCGGTTTAGAAGCCATTGGCGGCAACCTGTATCGCGAAACTGCCGCCAGCGGCGAAGCGGTGGAAGGCGTGCCGGGCGAAGATGCGCTAGGGCAGATTGAACAAGGCTCGTTAGAAGGCTCCAACGTGAAAGTGGTGGAGGAGATGGTGGATATGATCACCGTTCAGCGTGCCTATGAAATGAACGCCAAAATGATCTCCGCTGCGGATGACATGCTCAAGTTTGTCAGCCAACAGTTGTAAGCAGCGAGTACCCGGTCAGATACGGCAGGCCCCGATCAGGCAGCGTATCTGGCCTTGGATCCACGATCCCAGATTCAACACGAGGAAAACACAATGAAAACAGGGCTGATGCTAACAGCCATCTTGCTGCTTAGCGGCTGTGAAAGCCCGACCTGGATGGTGCAAAAAGATGACGCCGCGTTCGCGCCGCCGGAAGAGTGGGTACAACCGACGCGGCAAATCAGCGGCGGCGGCCTTTATCAGAGCAACTATAACTGGTCACTTACCCCAGACCGGCGAGCTTATCGGGTCGGCGACATTTTAACCATCCGCCTGGAGGAGTCTACGCAGTCCAGCAAACAGGCGAAAACCAACTTTGGCAAACGTAACGATATTGAGATGGGGGCGCCCTCGGTATTCGGTAAAACGCTCGACAAACTGAGCGGCTCAGTCTCGGGCGATCGTAACTTTAACGGCAGCGCCTCTTCACAACAGCAAAATATGCTGCGCGGCGCCATCACGGTGGCGGTTCATCGCGTATTACCTAACGGCGTGCTGCTGATTAAAGGCGAGAAATGGCTGACGCTCAATCAGGGCGATGAATATATGCGTGTTAGCGGCATGGTGCGTTCTGAAGATATTGAGCGTGACAATAGCATCTCCTCACAACGCATTGCTAACGCACGAATTTCTTATTCCGGACGCGGCGCGTTGAGCGACGCGAACTCGGCAGGATGGTTGACGCGTT contains the following coding sequences:
- the flgE gene encoding flagellar hook protein FlgE — encoded protein: MSFNIANTGLNAITEQLNAISNNIANSGTVGYKSMRAEFAAMYADSQAMGVGVSNVSQSISRGGSLMAGSSNLDLAISGNGFFTVRDNEGNTVYTRAGYFGTDNDGFLTNNLGMKLQGYPVDANGVLQVGTISDLQIKSGSIPAKATDSLDFVANIDARATLPERADFDPEDPKSYNNTYTTQVYDSLGREHSLSQYFVKKEDNTWEVYYYLDGNALNKDAPTQMTFTSQGVLQEPADKVNLTADIGGAAGLNIALDYSGTSQYGSEFSVTKNNASGYAAGEKNGEQIDEDGSVYATYSNGQRMLQGQLVLANFTNPNGLASSNGTSWTATTASGTALLAAPGSGLSGTIQSGALEGSNVDLSGELVGLMTAQRNYQANTKIISTNDSMMNALFQAL
- a CDS encoding flagellar basal body rod protein FlgF: MDRLIYTAVSGATRSLTQQTIHANNLANAATDGFRADLERAGSQQVAGYGYDSRYMAGSENGGVDMTAGTLTETGRSLDIGIKGDGLIALRDGRREVYTRNGHLDVDPEGNLTVNGLPVLGEAGPITLPPFSSVSVGEDGTLTVIPDNGDFMALQDVDRIKLVNVPANRLSKNNDGFLVSNRRAEPRSEAVSVVGKHLETSNVSAMNEMVSTLSLSRQFEAQIKMMKVADTLAQAGNRLIRGS
- the flgG gene encoding flagellar basal-body rod protein FlgG yields the protein MNPALWISKTGLAAQDAKMSAISNNLANVNTTGFKRDRVVFEDLFYQNVRAPGTQLDQNNMTPTGIQFGSGVKILGTQKEFTTGNIQVTDQDLDIAITGQGFLQVETPDGDIAYTRAGNLKINNDGTLTNAQGLPLIPQIELPDQTKNITIGKDGTVTATVAGETDPVEIGQITLVNFVNPAGLEAIGGNLYRETAASGEAVEGVPGEDALGQIEQGSLEGSNVKVVEEMVDMITVQRAYEMNAKMISAADDMLKFVSQQL
- the flgH gene encoding flagellar basal body L-ring protein FlgH yields the protein MKTGLMLTAILLLSGCESPTWMVQKDDAAFAPPEEWVQPTRQISGGGLYQSNYNWSLTPDRRAYRVGDILTIRLEESTQSSKQAKTNFGKRNDIEMGAPSVFGKTLDKLSGSVSGDRNFNGSASSQQQNMLRGAITVAVHRVLPNGVLLIKGEKWLTLNQGDEYMRVSGMVRSEDIERDNSISSQRIANARISYSGRGALSDANSAGWLTRLFNHPLFPI